From Streptomyces durmitorensis, a single genomic window includes:
- a CDS encoding Lrp/AsnC family transcriptional regulator encodes MVQAYILIQTEVGKASTVAELIGKIPGVIQAEDVTGPYDVIVRAQADTVDELGRMVVAKVQQVDGITRTLTCPVVHL; translated from the coding sequence GTGGTACAGGCGTACATCCTGATCCAAACAGAGGTCGGCAAGGCGTCGACCGTCGCCGAGCTGATCGGCAAGATCCCAGGAGTCATCCAGGCCGAGGACGTGACCGGACCCTACGATGTCATCGTGCGCGCCCAGGCGGACACGGTGGACGAACTCGGCCGCATGGTGGTCGCCAAAGTCCAGCAAGTGGACGGCATCACCCGCACCCTGACCTGCCCCGTCGTGCACCTCTAG
- a CDS encoding DUF3515 domain-containing protein: MSRRRRRCLVSAPALALLIASAGCSSADEAVKAAVPTPDSKVTELCRNLDKQLPKKVDGLGRADPEPKSELTAGWGDPAIILRCGVARPTEMNNPEADGVTADGVNWLIEKQDDGSFRFTSTLRKAYVEVTLPKERAGSGVSPLTDFAAPVKKSIPKGIA, from the coding sequence ATTTCCCGTCGCCGGCGTCGCTGCCTCGTCTCGGCCCCCGCACTCGCACTCCTGATCGCGTCCGCGGGCTGCTCCTCAGCAGACGAAGCAGTGAAGGCTGCGGTTCCCACCCCGGACAGCAAGGTCACCGAACTGTGCCGGAACCTGGACAAGCAGCTGCCGAAGAAGGTGGACGGTCTTGGGCGCGCTGATCCCGAGCCGAAGTCCGAGCTGACCGCCGGGTGGGGAGACCCGGCGATCATACTGCGCTGCGGTGTCGCCAGACCGACGGAGATGAACAACCCCGAGGCGGACGGCGTGACGGCGGACGGCGTCAACTGGCTGATCGAGAAGCAGGACGACGGGTCGTTCCGCTTCACCTCCACGCTGCGCAAGGCGTACGTGGAGGTCACGCTGCCCAAGGAGCGCGCGGGGAGCGGCGTGAGCCCGCTGACGGACTTCGCCGCCCCCGTCAAGAAGTCGATCCCCAAGGGGATCGCGTAG
- a CDS encoding D-alanine--D-alanine ligase family protein, translated as MSSENLPQSPRTSTEQSSELPLRKPRVAVVFGGRSSEHGISVVTAGAVLRAIDRTKYDVLPIGITTDGRWALTADDPDRMAITDRQVPNVDALAESADGGVVMPLDPNNREVVYSEPGSVPKALGEVDVVFPMLHGPYGEDGTLQGLLELSGVPYVGAGVLASAVGQDKEYMKRVFTSFGLPVGPYLVIRPREWDRDQEGARKKIAEFAGDHGWPLFIKPARGGSSMGITKVDSFEGLDEAIEEARRHDPKILVESLLRGREIECGVLEFEDGPRASVPAEIPPVQSHDYYDFEAKYIDSTPGIVPAPLTPEQTAEIQRLAVDAFEATSCEGLVRADFFLTEDGQFVINEINTMPGFTPISMYPQMWEASGVSYPELVDRLVQAALNRSTGLR; from the coding sequence ATGAGCAGCGAGAACCTCCCCCAGAGCCCCAGGACGAGCACCGAGCAGAGCTCTGAGCTGCCGCTCCGCAAGCCGCGTGTGGCCGTCGTGTTCGGCGGCCGCAGTTCGGAGCACGGCATCTCGGTCGTCACGGCGGGCGCCGTGCTGCGTGCCATCGACCGCACCAAGTACGACGTCCTGCCCATCGGCATCACGACGGACGGCCGCTGGGCCCTGACCGCCGACGATCCCGACCGCATGGCGATCACCGACCGGCAGGTGCCCAACGTCGACGCGCTCGCCGAGTCGGCCGACGGCGGCGTCGTGATGCCCCTGGACCCGAACAACCGCGAGGTCGTCTACAGCGAGCCGGGCTCCGTGCCCAAGGCGCTCGGCGAGGTCGACGTCGTCTTCCCGATGCTGCACGGTCCCTACGGAGAGGACGGCACGCTCCAGGGACTCCTGGAGCTCTCCGGAGTGCCCTACGTGGGCGCCGGAGTGCTCGCATCGGCCGTCGGCCAGGACAAGGAGTACATGAAGCGGGTGTTCACCTCCTTCGGTCTTCCCGTCGGCCCGTACCTGGTGATCCGCCCGCGCGAGTGGGACCGCGACCAGGAGGGCGCCCGCAAGAAGATCGCGGAGTTCGCCGGAGACCACGGCTGGCCGCTGTTCATCAAGCCCGCGCGCGGCGGCTCCTCGATGGGCATCACGAAGGTCGACTCCTTCGAGGGCCTCGACGAGGCGATCGAGGAGGCCCGCCGCCACGACCCCAAGATCCTGGTCGAGTCGCTGCTGCGCGGCCGCGAGATCGAGTGCGGGGTCCTGGAGTTCGAGGACGGGCCGCGCGCGAGCGTGCCCGCCGAGATCCCTCCGGTGCAGTCGCACGACTACTACGACTTCGAGGCGAAGTACATCGACTCGACGCCCGGGATCGTGCCCGCCCCGCTGACGCCCGAGCAGACCGCCGAGATCCAGCGGCTCGCCGTCGACGCCTTCGAGGCCACGTCCTGCGAGGGCCTGGTGCGCGCGGACTTCTTCCTCACCGAGGACGGGCAGTTCGTCATCAACGAGATCAACACGATGCCGGGCTTCACGCCCATCTCGATGTACCCGCAGATGTGGGAAGCGAGCGGCGTCAGCTACCCGGAGCTGGTGGACCGCCTCGTCCAGGCCGCCCTCAACCGGTCCACAGGGCTGCGCTAG
- a CDS encoding NAD(P)H-dependent glycerol-3-phosphate dehydrogenase, translating into MTNPVKAAVFGTGSWGTAFGMVLADAGCDVTLWGRRAALADAVNSSHSNPDYLPGVELPQSLRATTDPAEAAAGADFTVLAVPSQTLRGNLAEWAPLLAPDTVLVSLMKGVELGSAMRMSEVIEDVTKVAADRIAVVTGPNLAREIAARQPAAAVVACRDESIAQRLQTACHTPYFRPYTNTDVVGCELGGAVKNVIGLAVGIADGMGLGDNAKGSLITRGLAETTRLGLAMGADPLTFSGLAGLGDLVATCSSPLSRNHTFGTNLGKGMTLEETIAVTKQTAEGVKSCESVLDLARRHDVDMPITETVVGIVHEGTPPVVALKELMSRSAKAERR; encoded by the coding sequence GTGACGAACCCGGTGAAGGCCGCCGTCTTCGGAACGGGCTCTTGGGGTACTGCCTTCGGCATGGTGCTCGCCGACGCGGGGTGCGACGTCACCCTGTGGGGCCGTCGCGCCGCACTCGCCGACGCGGTCAACTCCTCGCACAGCAACCCCGACTACCTCCCCGGTGTCGAACTCCCGCAGAGCCTCAGGGCGACCACCGACCCGGCCGAGGCCGCGGCGGGCGCCGACTTCACCGTGCTCGCCGTGCCCTCGCAGACGCTGCGCGGCAACCTCGCCGAGTGGGCGCCACTGCTCGCCCCCGACACCGTGCTCGTCTCCCTCATGAAGGGCGTCGAGCTGGGCTCCGCGATGCGGATGAGCGAGGTCATCGAGGACGTCACGAAGGTCGCGGCCGACCGGATCGCCGTCGTCACGGGCCCCAACCTCGCCCGCGAGATCGCCGCCAGGCAGCCCGCCGCCGCCGTGGTCGCCTGCCGCGACGAATCGATCGCGCAGCGCCTCCAGACCGCCTGCCACACGCCGTACTTCCGCCCGTACACGAACACGGACGTCGTCGGCTGCGAACTCGGCGGCGCCGTCAAGAACGTCATCGGTCTCGCCGTCGGCATCGCGGACGGCATGGGCCTGGGCGACAACGCCAAGGGCTCGCTCATCACGCGCGGCCTCGCCGAGACCACCCGCCTGGGCCTGGCGATGGGCGCGGACCCGCTGACGTTCTCCGGACTCGCGGGCCTGGGCGACCTGGTGGCCACCTGCTCGTCGCCGCTGTCGCGCAACCACACCTTCGGCACGAACCTCGGCAAGGGCATGACGCTGGAGGAGACCATCGCGGTCACCAAGCAGACCGCCGAGGGCGTCAAGTCCTGTGAGTCGGTCCTCGATCTGGCCCGCAGGCACGACGTCGACATGCCCATCACCGAGACGGTCGTGGGCATCGTGCACGAGGGCACACCGCCGGTGGTCGCCCTCAAGGAGCTGATGTCGCGCAGCGCCAAGGCCGAGCGCCGCTGA
- a CDS encoding lysophospholipid acyltransferase family protein: protein MSRRRIGFWYRLAAVIAKPPLVVFFKRDWRGMEHIPADGGFITAVNHNSYIDPLSYAHFQYNTGRVPRFLAKDGLFKDGFVGKVMKGTGQIPVYRETTNALDAFRAAVDAIERGECVAFYPEGTLTRDPEVWPMTAKSGAARVALRTKCPVIPVAQWGANLALPPYSKKLSLFPRKKLQVLAGEPVDLSRFYDKEPSPEILREVTETIMAAVTELLEEIRQEKAPETPYDPRKARLAQRRKATDRSGRGVPRNTPENTTEDSK from the coding sequence GTGTCCCGCCGCAGAATCGGCTTCTGGTACCGCCTGGCGGCGGTCATCGCCAAACCGCCCCTGGTGGTTTTCTTCAAGCGGGACTGGCGAGGAATGGAACACATTCCGGCCGATGGTGGATTCATCACCGCGGTGAATCACAACTCGTATATCGACCCGCTCTCGTACGCGCATTTTCAGTACAACACCGGACGAGTGCCCCGTTTCCTGGCAAAGGACGGCCTTTTCAAGGACGGGTTCGTCGGCAAGGTCATGAAGGGCACGGGCCAGATCCCGGTCTACCGCGAGACCACGAACGCGCTCGACGCCTTCCGTGCCGCGGTCGACGCGATCGAGCGCGGTGAGTGCGTGGCGTTCTACCCCGAAGGCACCCTCACCAGGGACCCCGAGGTGTGGCCGATGACTGCCAAGTCCGGTGCCGCGCGGGTCGCCCTGCGCACCAAGTGCCCGGTGATTCCCGTCGCGCAGTGGGGTGCCAACCTCGCGCTCCCCCCGTACAGCAAGAAGCTCAGCCTCTTCCCGCGCAAGAAGCTCCAGGTGCTCGCGGGCGAGCCGGTCGACCTCTCGCGCTTCTACGACAAGGAACCCAGCCCCGAGATCCTGCGGGAGGTGACCGAGACCATCATGGCCGCGGTCACCGAACTCCTGGAGGAGATCCGGCAGGAGAAGGCCCCCGAGACCCCTTACGACCCGCGCAAGGCGCGGCTCGCACAACGGCGCAAGGCGACGGACCGCAGCGGTCGCGGCGTCCCCCGGAACACCCCTGAGAACACCACGGAGGACAGCAAGTGA
- the cofC gene encoding 2-phospho-L-lactate guanylyltransferase translates to MQWTLVIPLKPLERAKSRLTATTGDTLRPGLALAFAQDTVAAALACPAVRDVVVVTDDGLAGRELAALGARIVRDEPAGGLNAALAHGTAAVRTGRPQSAVAALNADLPALRPMELARVLDRAAPFPRSFLADAAGIGTTLLSAAPGSELRPAFGTASRSRHAASGAVELPLEGVDSVRQDVDTGDDLRAALALGVGPRTATAAARLLIAD, encoded by the coding sequence GTGCAGTGGACCCTGGTCATACCCCTGAAACCGCTGGAGCGCGCCAAGAGCAGGCTCACCGCCACCACCGGCGACACCCTGCGTCCGGGCCTCGCACTCGCCTTCGCGCAGGACACCGTGGCCGCCGCGCTGGCCTGTCCCGCGGTACGCGATGTGGTGGTCGTCACGGACGACGGCCTCGCCGGGCGCGAGCTGGCGGCGCTGGGGGCCCGGATCGTGCGGGACGAGCCCGCGGGCGGCCTCAACGCCGCCCTGGCGCACGGAACGGCGGCGGTGCGCACCGGGCGGCCGCAATCGGCTGTCGCGGCGCTGAATGCCGATCTCCCGGCATTGCGCCCCATGGAATTGGCCCGGGTACTCGACAGGGCGGCTCCATTTCCCCGTTCTTTCCTCGCGGATGCCGCGGGAATCGGTACGACACTGCTGTCCGCGGCCCCCGGCTCGGAATTGCGCCCCGCATTCGGCACGGCGTCCCGATCCCGGCACGCGGCTTCGGGTGCGGTGGAACTTCCCCTCGAAGGCGTCGACTCCGTACGCCAGGACGTGGACACCGGCGACGATCTGCGGGCGGCCCTCGCGCTGGGCGTCGGGCCGCGCACGGCGACGGCTGCCGCGAGGCTCCTGATCGCCGACTGA
- a CDS encoding HU family DNA-binding protein: MNKAQLVEAIADKVGGRQQAADAVDAVLDAVVRAVVSGDRVSVTGFGSFEKVDRPARYARNPQTGERVRVKKTSVPRFRAGQGFKDLVSGSKKLPKNDVAVKKAPKGSLSGGSASATVKKAAAKKATAKKATAKKAATAKKTTAKKTTATAKKATAKKTTAKKATATAKKAATAKKATAKKAAPAKKATAKKTAPAKKATAKKAPAKKSTARKTTAKKATARKK; the protein is encoded by the coding sequence GTGAACAAGGCGCAGCTCGTAGAAGCGATTGCCGACAAGGTGGGTGGCCGTCAGCAGGCCGCCGACGCCGTGGACGCGGTTCTGGACGCAGTCGTCCGTGCCGTCGTCAGCGGAGACCGTGTTTCGGTCACCGGTTTCGGCTCGTTCGAGAAGGTTGACCGTCCGGCCCGTTACGCCCGCAACCCGCAGACCGGGGAGCGCGTTCGGGTCAAGAAGACCTCGGTTCCGCGTTTCCGCGCAGGACAGGGCTTCAAGGACCTGGTGAGCGGCTCGAAGAAGCTCCCGAAGAACGACGTCGCGGTCAAGAAGGCGCCCAAGGGCAGCCTTTCGGGCGGCAGCGCTTCGGCGACCGTGAAGAAGGCAGCGGCCAAGAAGGCCACCGCCAAGAAGGCGACCGCGAAGAAGGCCGCCACCGCCAAGAAGACCACCGCCAAGAAGACGACGGCGACGGCGAAGAAGGCGACCGCCAAGAAGACCACCGCCAAGAAGGCGACGGCGACGGCGAAGAAGGCGGCCACGGCCAAGAAGGCGACGGCCAAGAAGGCCGCTCCCGCCAAGAAGGCCACCGCCAAGAAGACCGCGCCGGCCAAGAAGGCCACCGCCAAGAAGGCGCCCGCCAAGAAGTCGACGGCGCGCAAGACCACCGCCAAGAAGGCGACCGCCCGCAAGAAGTAG